CTGTAGATAGATTTCCTCGCAAGTCTCTCGATCCGTCTACGTGTCTCAGTTGCGGAGGCTGCCAGCGTCTGCGCCCCCTTTGGTACCTCGCTAGCGCGCGGCGCCGGCGTGAACCCATCCACCCCCGACGGCTCACCCGAGCCCATCGGGTAGCCCGGGGCATGCCCGAGATACTCTCCGGGATAGGCGCCCGAGCGCGTCGACCCGCTACCCAATGTTCCTGGAATGAACGTGCGAACCTCGTTCCCGTCAGACCTTGCGTAGGAGGTCGCCCCAACCGCCAAGGCGAATGCACCATAACACAGCACCCCAGGTTCAAGTACGGAGCATGCAGCCACTGTCCCCACCCACGCGCCAGCCGCGAGAGCCCACTTCCAGAAGTATCCCGACGGATCCGTATAGTTCAGTGGATTGTTACCCACATAGCTATACCGATTCCAGGACTGGCTGTTGCCCGGCTCCGGCACAAACGGGTCCGGCGTCAAAAACCTCCCCATGTGTGCGTCGTAGATTCTGCCCTTCATGTTCACGAGGCCGAGCTTGTTGAAGTGC
The sequence above is drawn from the Pseudomonadota bacterium genome and encodes:
- a CDS encoding RHS repeat-associated core domain-containing protein, with amino-acid sequence HFNKLGLVNMKGRIYDAHMGRFLTPDPFVPEPGNSQSWNRYSYVGNNPLNYTDPSGYFWKWALAAGAWVGTVAACSVLEPGVLCYGAFALAVGATSYARSDGNEVRTFIPGTLGSGSTRSGAYPGEYLGHAPGYPMGSGEPSGVDGFTPAPRASEVPKGAQTLAASATETRRRIERLARKSIYSEAWMTDVAKGNFACGTYKCNKFVYDILVVAGADPGTPNFVRGPPSARQWADPQFNIPGWRVLGPGETPMGGDVVAQRIHYSDAGGHVAIVSSRRGPSGPGPTYIGTADRGIIRERPLGKTLARPGVQAGPLTYRRWTGGP